In Pseudomonas fluorescens, a genomic segment contains:
- a CDS encoding sulfite exporter TauE/SafE family protein: protein MNTLLAFYQNLGPALTLLVIGTFLLAGTVKGVIGLGLPTVAMGMLGLAMLPAQAAALLIIPSTVTNLWQLAFGGHLSALLKRLWPMLLLIFLGTGLGTVWLGMDGGQWVVRALGAALLAYALSGLFLPTFKVNAPTERWLGPLCGLVTGVITSATGVFVIPAVPYLQALGLNRDQLVQALGLSFSVSTLALAAGLAWRGTLGGGEVSASLLALVPALLGMWLGQVVRQRISALLFKRVFFIGMALLGGHLLISG, encoded by the coding sequence ATGAATACCCTCCTCGCGTTTTACCAAAACCTCGGCCCCGCCCTTACCTTGCTGGTGATCGGCACCTTCCTGCTGGCTGGCACCGTCAAGGGCGTGATCGGCCTCGGCCTGCCCACCGTGGCCATGGGCATGCTCGGCCTGGCTATGTTGCCGGCGCAGGCTGCGGCGTTGCTGATCATCCCTTCGACCGTCACCAACCTGTGGCAATTGGCATTCGGCGGGCACCTGAGTGCTTTGCTCAAGCGCCTGTGGCCGATGTTGCTGCTGATTTTCCTCGGTACCGGGCTGGGCACGGTGTGGCTGGGAATGGACGGCGGGCAATGGGTGGTGCGCGCGTTGGGCGCGGCGTTGCTGGCGTATGCACTGAGTGGACTGTTCCTGCCCACGTTCAAGGTCAACGCTCCAACCGAGCGCTGGCTGGGCCCGCTGTGTGGGCTGGTCACCGGCGTGATCACCTCGGCGACCGGCGTGTTCGTGATCCCTGCGGTGCCGTACCTGCAAGCGTTGGGGTTGAATCGCGATCAGTTGGTGCAGGCGTTGGGGCTGTCGTTCAGCGTGTCGACCCTAGCGTTGGCCGCGGGATTGGCCTGGCGTGGCACCTTGGGCGGGGGAGAAGTCAGTGCCTCGTTGCTGGCGCTGGTGCCGGCGCTGCTGGGTATGTGGCTGGGCCAGGTGGTGCGCCAGCGCATCAGTGCGCTGTTGTTCAAGCGCGTGTTTTTTATCGGTATGGCCTTGTTGGGCGGGCATCTGCTGATCAGCGGTTAA
- a CDS encoding SulP family inorganic anion transporter, translating into MNLTRLRADALAGLTTSFALLPECIAFALVAHLNPLMGLYGAFIICTLTALFGGRPGMVSGAAGSMAVVIVALVVQHGVEYLLATVLLGGLIMVAFGLLRLGKLVRMVPYPVMLGFVNGLAIIIALAQLEHFKSGERWLSGTPLYVMTGLVLVTMAIVYLLPRVTRAVPPALVAILGVGLAVYLLGLPTRTLGDMAHIAGGLPTFALPQIPWSLDTLGIIAPYAFLMAMVGLLETLLTLNLTDEITETRGYPDRESVALGAANMVSGLFGGMGGCAMIGQTVINLSSGGRGRFSGVFAGVMILLFILFLSPLIERIPLAALVGVMFVVSQQTFAWASLRVINKVPLNDVLVILAVTVITVFTDLATAVLCGILIAALNFAWQQARELYADEHLENDGSKLYRLHGTLFFASTTPFLNQFDPANDPAHVTLDCRHLSVVDYSAIAALMTLRERYSKAGKHLRVLHLSERCKKLLKRAKVHHD; encoded by the coding sequence ATGAACCTCACCCGACTGCGCGCCGATGCACTGGCCGGCCTCACCACGTCTTTCGCGTTGCTGCCCGAATGCATCGCCTTTGCCTTGGTGGCTCACCTCAACCCGCTGATGGGACTCTACGGCGCTTTCATCATCTGCACCCTCACCGCGTTGTTCGGCGGCCGGCCGGGCATGGTCTCCGGGGCGGCGGGGTCGATGGCGGTGGTGATCGTCGCGCTGGTGGTGCAACACGGCGTGGAGTATTTGCTGGCGACGGTGTTGTTGGGCGGGCTGATCATGGTTGCGTTCGGCCTGCTACGCCTGGGCAAGCTGGTGCGCATGGTGCCCTACCCGGTGATGTTGGGGTTCGTCAACGGCTTGGCGATCATCATTGCCTTGGCGCAACTGGAGCATTTCAAGAGCGGTGAACGCTGGCTCAGCGGCACGCCGCTGTATGTGATGACCGGCCTGGTGCTGGTGACCATGGCCATCGTCTACCTGCTGCCGCGCGTCACCCGTGCCGTGCCGCCTGCGCTGGTGGCGATTCTTGGCGTGGGCCTGGCGGTGTACCTGCTGGGCTTGCCAACACGCACGCTGGGCGACATGGCCCACATCGCCGGTGGCCTGCCCACCTTCGCGCTGCCGCAGATACCCTGGTCGCTGGACACCCTCGGCATCATCGCGCCTTACGCGTTCCTGATGGCCATGGTCGGCCTGCTGGAAACCCTGCTGACCCTCAACCTTACCGACGAAATCACCGAGACCCGTGGCTACCCGGACCGCGAAAGCGTGGCCCTGGGCGCGGCGAATATGGTCTCGGGCCTGTTCGGCGGCATGGGCGGTTGCGCGATGATCGGGCAAACCGTGATCAACCTCAGTTCCGGCGGGCGCGGGCGTTTCTCCGGCGTGTTTGCCGGGGTAATGATCCTGTTGTTCATTCTGTTTCTGTCACCGCTGATTGAACGCATCCCGCTGGCGGCGCTGGTGGGCGTGATGTTCGTGGTGTCGCAGCAGACCTTTGCCTGGGCGTCGCTGCGGGTGATCAACAAGGTGCCGCTCAATGATGTGCTGGTGATTCTCGCGGTGACCGTGATCACCGTGTTCACCGACCTGGCCACGGCGGTGCTCTGCGGCATTCTGATCGCAGCGCTGAACTTCGCCTGGCAACAGGCGCGGGAGTTGTATGCGGATGAACACCTGGAAAACGACGGCAGCAAGCTCTACCGCCTGCATGGCACGTTGTTCTTTGCCTCGACCACGCCGTTCCTGAACCAGTTCGACCCCGCCAACGACCCGGCGCACGTGACCCTGGATTGCCGCCACCTGAGCGTTGTCGACTACTCGGCGATTGCCGCGCTGATGACCCTGCGCGAGCGCTACAGCAAGGCCGGCAAGCATCTGCGGGTGCTGCATTTGTCCGAGCGCTGCAAGAAGCTGCTCAAGCGTGCCAAGGTTCACCACGATTGA
- a CDS encoding LysR family transcriptional regulator has translation MKARSDELQIFVSVIECGSISAAAEQVGQTPSAVSRTLSRLEAKLETTLINRTTRRMDLTEEGKYFFEQAKLILAQMDELEERLSSRQKNPAGRLRINAAVPFMLHGIVPYIAEFRSLYPDIQLELNSDDLIIDLLEQSTDIAIRIGALADSTLHARSLGWSPLHILASPAYLKQHGAPTTVAELADHTLLGFTQTETLNHWPLRHVEGDRWLIQPGIAASSGETLRQLALEGQGICCLSNFMTVDDINAGRLVPVLEAFNSGYRQPIHAVFYRNSQLALRIQCFLDFIQAKLARYAC, from the coding sequence GTGAAAGCCCGATCCGATGAGCTACAGATCTTCGTCAGCGTGATTGAGTGCGGCTCGATTTCCGCGGCGGCGGAACAGGTCGGGCAGACGCCGTCAGCGGTCAGCCGCACGCTGTCGCGCCTGGAAGCCAAGCTTGAGACCACGCTGATCAACCGCACCACGCGGCGCATGGACCTGACCGAGGAGGGCAAGTACTTCTTCGAGCAGGCCAAGCTGATCCTGGCGCAGATGGACGAGCTGGAGGAGCGCCTGTCGTCCCGCCAGAAAAATCCGGCCGGGCGCCTGCGTATCAACGCCGCCGTGCCGTTCATGCTGCATGGGATCGTGCCGTACATCGCTGAGTTTCGCAGCCTGTACCCGGACATCCAGCTGGAGCTGAACAGCGATGATTTGATCATCGACCTGCTGGAGCAAAGCACCGACATCGCCATTCGCATTGGCGCCCTGGCCGACTCCACCCTGCATGCGCGCTCCCTCGGCTGGTCGCCGCTGCATATCCTCGCCAGCCCCGCCTACCTCAAGCAGCATGGTGCGCCGACGACGGTTGCCGAACTGGCCGACCACACCTTGCTCGGCTTCACCCAGACCGAAACCCTCAACCATTGGCCCCTGCGCCATGTGGAAGGTGACCGCTGGCTGATCCAGCCCGGCATTGCTGCGTCCAGCGGTGAAACCTTGCGGCAGCTGGCGCTGGAAGGACAGGGCATTTGCTGCCTGTCCAACTTCATGACCGTCGACGACATCAATGCCGGGCGCCTGGTGCCGGTGCTGGAGGCGTTCAACAGTGGCTATCGCCAGCCGATCCATGCGGTGTTCTACCGCAATTCGCAGTTGGCCTTACGCATCCAGTGCTTCCTGGACTTCATCCAAGCCAAGCTGGCGCGGTATGCCTGCTGA
- a CDS encoding NAD(P)H-dependent oxidoreductase, translating to MKKVLLLNGGKKFAHSDGRYNTTLHDTALAVLDRGGIDVKVTHIDAGYDVAEEVAKFLWADVIIYQMPGWWMGAPWVVKKYIDEVFTEGHGSLYASDGRTRSDASQKYGSGGLIQGKQYMLSLTWNAPQQAFDDPTDFFEAKGVDAVYFPFHKANEFLGMTGLPTFLCVDVMKRPAIEADVARYEQHLAQVFNLPV from the coding sequence ATGAAAAAAGTACTCCTGCTCAATGGCGGCAAAAAGTTCGCCCACTCCGATGGCCGCTACAACACCACCCTGCATGACACCGCCTTGGCGGTGTTGGACCGAGGCGGTATCGACGTCAAAGTCACCCATATCGATGCCGGCTACGACGTGGCCGAAGAGGTCGCCAAATTCCTCTGGGCCGACGTGATCATTTACCAGATGCCTGGCTGGTGGATGGGCGCGCCGTGGGTCGTCAAGAAGTACATCGACGAAGTCTTCACCGAAGGCCACGGCAGCCTGTACGCCAGCGATGGTCGCACCCGCTCCGACGCCTCGCAGAAATACGGCAGCGGTGGCCTCATCCAGGGCAAGCAGTACATGCTGTCGCTGACCTGGAACGCCCCGCAGCAAGCCTTTGACGACCCGACTGACTTCTTCGAAGCCAAGGGCGTGGACGCGGTGTACTTCCCGTTCCACAAAGCCAACGAGTTCCTCGGCATGACCGGCCTGCCGACCTTCCTCTGCGTGGACGTGATGAAACGCCCGGCCATCGAGGCCGATGTGGCGCGCTACGAGCAGCATCTGGCGCAGGTGTTCAACCTCCCGGTGTAA
- the mmsB gene encoding 3-hydroxyisobutyrate dehydrogenase, which produces MKIAFIGLGNMGAPMARNLIKAGHGLNLFDLNQAVLKELAELGGSISASPRDAATGAELVITMLPAAAHVRSVWLGEDGVLAGIGQGVPAVDCSTIDPQTIRDVAAAAAKQGVAVADAPVSGGTGGAQAGTLTFMVGASAELFATLQPVLAQMGRNIVRCGDVGTGQIAKICNNLLLGISMVGVSEAMALGDALGIDTQVLAGIINSSTGRCWSSDTYNPWPGVIETAPSSRGYTGGFGADLMLKDLGLATEAARQAHQPVILGAVAQQLYQSMSQRGEGGKDFSAIINSYRKPK; this is translated from the coding sequence ATGAAGATTGCATTTATCGGCTTGGGCAACATGGGCGCGCCCATGGCCCGCAACCTGATCAAGGCCGGCCATGGGCTGAACCTGTTCGACCTGAACCAGGCGGTACTCAAGGAATTGGCCGAGCTGGGTGGCAGCATCAGCGCTTCACCGCGGGATGCCGCCACCGGCGCCGAGTTGGTGATTACCATGCTGCCGGCCGCCGCCCATGTGCGCAGTGTCTGGCTGGGTGAAGACGGTGTTTTAGCCGGTATCGGCCAAGGCGTGCCGGCGGTGGATTGCAGCACCATCGACCCGCAGACCATCCGCGATGTTGCGGCTGCGGCGGCCAAGCAAGGTGTGGCTGTCGCCGATGCACCGGTCTCCGGTGGCACTGGCGGCGCGCAAGCCGGGACCCTGACCTTCATGGTCGGCGCCAGCGCGGAACTGTTTGCCACCCTGCAACCGGTGCTGGCGCAGATGGGCCGCAACATTGTGCGTTGCGGCGACGTCGGCACCGGCCAGATCGCCAAGATCTGCAACAACCTGCTGCTGGGCATCAGCATGGTCGGCGTCAGCGAAGCCATGGCCCTGGGCGATGCGCTGGGCATCGACACCCAAGTGCTGGCGGGGATCATCAACAGCTCCACCGGCCGCTGCTGGAGTTCCGACACCTACAACCCTTGGCCGGGCGTGATCGAAACGGCGCCGTCATCCCGTGGTTATACCGGTGGTTTTGGTGCCGACCTGATGCTCAAGGACCTCGGCCTGGCCACCGAAGCCGCGCGCCAGGCACACCAGCCGGTGATCCTCGGCGCCGTGGCCCAGCAGTTGTATCAATCGATGAGCCAGCGTGGGGAAGGGGGCAAGGACTTCTCGGCGATCATCAACAGCTACCGCAAACCCAAGTAG
- a CDS encoding LysR family transcriptional regulator: MQKNITSLGSLNWDDLKFFLEVARTRKASVAAKRLAVDYTTVSRRISSLEVSLGTLLFEKSRTSGFVLTPEGQRLLGYAESIESTLHMACEQVSGSGVALSGHVRMGCTEGFGSFFVTPQLSHFVDTYPAISVDILPLPHFISLSKREADIVIALERPEHGPYVCCKLCDYKLQLYATQEYLDQHPPIQRPADLAEHPFISYVDDLAFSSELLYLANVVPGASASLRSTSVIAQYVAAQQGRSMAILPCFLAAQDPRLLPVLGEQIAITRQFWMYCREDLRKLKRITLLWDYIREVTELNRPLLLGKNRVMNFMD, encoded by the coding sequence ATGCAAAAAAACATCACATCACTGGGCTCCCTGAACTGGGATGACCTGAAGTTTTTTCTCGAGGTGGCCCGCACCCGCAAGGCCAGCGTCGCCGCCAAGCGCCTGGCGGTGGACTACACCACCGTGTCGCGACGCATCAGCTCATTGGAAGTGTCGCTCGGCACCCTGCTGTTCGAAAAATCCCGGACCAGCGGTTTCGTACTCACCCCCGAAGGCCAGCGTTTGCTGGGCTACGCCGAGTCCATCGAAAGTACCCTGCACATGGCCTGCGAGCAGGTATCCGGCTCCGGCGTGGCGTTGTCCGGCCATGTGCGCATGGGCTGCACCGAAGGCTTCGGCAGTTTTTTCGTCACCCCGCAGTTGAGCCACTTCGTCGACACGTATCCGGCGATTTCGGTGGACATCCTGCCCTTGCCCCACTTCATCAGCCTGTCCAAGCGCGAAGCCGACATCGTCATCGCCCTGGAACGCCCGGAACATGGGCCGTACGTGTGCTGCAAGTTGTGCGACTACAAACTGCAGCTGTACGCGACCCAGGAATACCTCGACCAACACCCGCCCATCCAACGCCCGGCGGACTTGGCCGAGCATCCGTTTATCAGCTATGTGGATGACCTGGCGTTCAGCTCAGAGCTGCTCTACCTGGCAAACGTCGTACCGGGCGCCAGCGCCAGCTTGCGCAGTACCAGCGTGATCGCCCAGTACGTGGCGGCGCAGCAAGGGCGATCGATGGCGATATTGCCGTGTTTCCTGGCGGCACAGGACCCGCGCTTACTGCCGGTGCTGGGGGAACAGATTGCGATTACGCGGCAGTTTTGGATGTATTGCCGGGAGGATCTGCGCAAGTTGAAGCGGATTACCTTGTTGTGGGATTACATCCGTGAGGTGACGGAGCTGAATCGTCCGTTATTACTGGGCAAAAACAGGGTCATGAACTTCATGGATTGA
- a CDS encoding DUF3077 domain-containing protein, which translates to MSKIVPDPPLSSLTTLGVVTFGDYGENQKPLFRVNSGMPIGEALEHASTLLFYSKKLAMEAAMDVRGEQYAWAAHYLCEMGKAVVDDLTQAITPGS; encoded by the coding sequence ATGTCCAAGATCGTCCCCGATCCCCCCCTTTCCTCCCTCACCACTCTCGGCGTCGTCACCTTCGGCGACTACGGCGAAAACCAAAAACCGCTTTTCCGCGTCAACTCCGGCATGCCCATCGGCGAAGCGCTGGAGCACGCCTCCACCCTGCTCTTCTACTCCAAAAAACTCGCGATGGAAGCTGCCATGGATGTGCGTGGTGAGCAATACGCGTGGGCTGCGCATTACCTGTGTGAGATGGGCAAGGCGGTGGTGGATGACTTGACGCAGGCGATAACGCCGGGCAGTTAA
- a CDS encoding SIR2 family protein, with amino-acid sequence MSYELKFHGADVLLERVIHASREVVFFFGSALTIPEEEGKPGVPSVNGVVSLIEEELASSPDAFGPVQELVAQRKYGEAYRLAFSQLHAFRGQDAANRIIRRAVFKARKKHQTVPDLDDLKICEALDKDVSGWNVRHSLRALGMLLTDSSGRLGRTVITTNFDPLIQVAIQGAGGNYFRTMLHADGSLIQSNGPGVQIVHLHGYWWGTDTLHTPNQIGQPRPNLKSSLKNLLQNRTLVVMGCGGWDDIFMASLGELLTDPESNPDVLWAFYESDSEVIQTSYERLLVSFGPALARSRVQLYSGVNLHDFFPALYERLKNNSVDETQLNIILEKLQELSPELQDRVREHLDPELTERVEILKSAQAQLEQELEAAREQPSERVADLERLAADLTSDLQNAKSSLSAARLALTSAAMKDISWLEIIRTQMMPKEPGRVPFHNDAEVAIRGFSISNLRSSTPKLHKVTWSKLPYIEKYHRGYRAGILFHGADFAPGITIHSRKIGSHERDYSIQPNIYFGNYLELSASESAPEAPLSHRGIEYQVRNPNGNSSEWVGFSYPFDDSELEQIYRDSKERGEILIGAGEYKEAIEPLRRAWVFSSRIPHLSPESEQVEKMWIHARDMAVRVELRFVEGERVLILKGEHAGSEGVISSINTNQLSPYWVDFQSGETDAFQDVQLEKT; translated from the coding sequence ATGTCGTATGAGTTAAAGTTTCACGGAGCGGATGTATTGCTTGAGAGGGTTATTCATGCATCGCGCGAGGTTGTGTTCTTTTTCGGCTCGGCGCTAACAATTCCAGAAGAAGAAGGAAAGCCAGGAGTTCCAAGTGTCAATGGCGTTGTGTCTCTGATTGAGGAGGAACTGGCTTCCTCTCCGGATGCTTTCGGTCCTGTACAAGAATTAGTAGCCCAAAGAAAATATGGTGAAGCATATCGCTTGGCATTTTCACAACTTCATGCATTCAGGGGGCAGGACGCAGCGAATAGAATTATCCGCCGAGCGGTATTCAAAGCCAGAAAAAAGCATCAGACCGTGCCAGATCTTGATGACCTGAAGATATGTGAAGCACTTGATAAAGATGTTTCAGGTTGGAATGTTCGACATTCGTTAAGAGCTCTTGGAATGCTACTGACTGATTCGTCCGGCCGACTTGGACGCACAGTCATCACGACGAATTTCGACCCTCTAATTCAGGTCGCCATTCAAGGTGCAGGAGGTAATTACTTTCGGACGATGTTGCATGCCGATGGTTCACTCATCCAGTCAAATGGGCCTGGGGTACAGATTGTTCATCTTCATGGGTACTGGTGGGGGACGGACACGTTGCACACTCCAAACCAAATTGGCCAACCACGCCCCAACCTGAAGAGCTCGTTAAAAAACCTGCTCCAGAATCGCACCTTGGTAGTTATGGGCTGCGGCGGCTGGGACGATATATTTATGGCCAGCCTCGGCGAGTTGCTTACAGATCCAGAAAGTAATCCCGATGTCCTGTGGGCCTTCTATGAATCAGATAGCGAAGTTATACAGACTTCCTATGAGAGGCTGTTAGTAAGTTTTGGGCCCGCACTGGCTCGATCAAGAGTGCAGCTATACTCTGGAGTTAACCTGCATGATTTTTTTCCTGCGCTTTATGAGCGGTTAAAAAATAACTCCGTAGACGAAACGCAGTTAAATATCATTCTTGAGAAACTACAGGAATTGTCTCCAGAGCTGCAAGATCGGGTGAGAGAGCACCTTGATCCGGAGTTAACTGAGCGGGTCGAGATACTGAAGTCTGCTCAGGCCCAACTTGAGCAAGAGCTTGAAGCAGCACGAGAGCAGCCGAGTGAGAGGGTTGCTGATCTCGAGAGGTTGGCAGCAGACCTTACATCTGACTTGCAAAACGCTAAGTCCTCACTTTCAGCAGCGAGGTTAGCTCTTACCAGCGCTGCAATGAAAGATATTTCGTGGCTTGAAATTATCCGAACGCAAATGATGCCTAAGGAGCCGGGGCGGGTCCCGTTCCACAATGATGCTGAAGTGGCAATACGTGGGTTTAGTATTTCTAATTTGCGAAGCTCTACCCCCAAGCTTCACAAGGTCACTTGGTCAAAGCTTCCCTACATAGAGAAGTATCATCGAGGTTATCGTGCAGGCATATTATTTCATGGCGCTGATTTTGCCCCTGGCATAACGATACACTCTCGAAAAATTGGTAGTCACGAGCGAGACTATTCGATTCAGCCAAATATTTATTTTGGAAACTACCTTGAGCTATCCGCATCAGAATCGGCCCCGGAAGCCCCGCTTTCACACAGAGGGATTGAGTATCAAGTACGCAATCCTAACGGAAATTCTTCGGAGTGGGTTGGCTTTTCCTATCCATTTGATGATAGTGAACTCGAGCAAATTTATCGGGATTCCAAAGAGCGTGGTGAGATATTAATCGGTGCTGGAGAATACAAAGAAGCAATTGAGCCTCTTCGTCGAGCATGGGTGTTTTCCTCACGGATCCCTCATCTATCACCAGAGAGCGAACAGGTCGAAAAAATGTGGATCCACGCACGCGACATGGCTGTTCGAGTTGAACTCCGCTTTGTTGAGGGAGAAAGAGTTTTAATCCTGAAAGGAGAGCATGCTGGCTCGGAAGGTGTAATATCCAGCATAAACACAAACCAGCTCAGCCCATATTGGGTTGACTTCCAATCAGGCGAAACCGATGCGTTTCAAGATGTCCAACTTGAAAAGACATAG
- a CDS encoding NAD-dependent epimerase/dehydratase family protein, whose translation MNVFITGAAGFIGGSIATGLVKAGHTVTGLVRSAGQAAEMTALGINPVIGTLDDAAVLTAQAHKADAVINAASSDHRAAVETLLAALKGSNKPFLHTSGSSIVGDASGGKASDVIYFEDNLPEPTVDKAARVAIDNLVLAAARDGVNSAVICNTLIYGHSLGVKRDSVQLPRLLKQARKSGVVRHVGTGQNIWSNVHIEDVVALYLLALKKNVPGTFYFVESGEASFIDMTTAIAQALNLGKPQDWPLAEAEAEWGYEMANYGLGSNSRVRGKHARELLGWAPKRTSVVEWIRHEMV comes from the coding sequence ATGAACGTATTCATTACCGGCGCAGCCGGTTTTATCGGCGGTTCCATCGCCACTGGCCTGGTCAAGGCCGGCCACACGGTTACCGGTCTGGTACGCAGCGCCGGGCAAGCGGCTGAAATGACCGCCCTGGGCATCAACCCGGTGATCGGTACCCTCGATGACGCCGCCGTATTGACCGCGCAGGCGCACAAAGCCGATGCGGTGATCAATGCCGCGAGCAGCGACCACCGTGCCGCGGTGGAAACCCTGCTGGCTGCGCTGAAAGGCTCGAACAAGCCATTCCTGCATACCAGCGGTTCGAGCATTGTGGGCGATGCGTCGGGCGGCAAGGCCAGTGATGTCATCTATTTCGAAGACAACCTGCCGGAGCCGACCGTCGACAAGGCTGCACGCGTGGCCATCGACAACCTGGTCCTGGCGGCTGCCCGCGACGGCGTGAATTCGGCCGTGATCTGCAACACCCTGATCTACGGCCACAGCCTGGGCGTGAAGCGTGACAGCGTGCAATTGCCGCGCTTGCTCAAGCAGGCGCGCAAGAGCGGAGTGGTGCGCCATGTGGGGACGGGGCAAAACATTTGGTCCAACGTGCACATTGAAGACGTGGTGGCGCTGTACCTGCTGGCGCTGAAGAAGAATGTGCCGGGGACGTTCTACTTTGTGGAAAGCGGCGAGGCCTCGTTTATCGACATGACCACCGCGATCGCCCAAGCCCTGAACCTGGGTAAGCCGCAGGATTGGCCACTGGCCGAGGCTGAAGCCGAATGGGGCTATGAAATGGCCAACTATGGCCTGGGCTCCAACAGCCGCGTGCGCGGCAAGCATGCCCGCGAGTTGCTGGGCTGGGCACCGAAGCGCACGTCGGTGGTGGAGTGGATTCGCCACGAGATGGTCTAG
- a CDS encoding CoA-acylating methylmalonate-semialdehyde dehydrogenase, whose protein sequence is MNASADISVQQVKLLINGEWVESKTTHWQDIVNPATQQVLAKVPFATADEVNAAIDAAHQAFQTWKLTPIGARMRIMLKLQALIREHSKRIAGVLSAEQGKTIADAEGDIFRGLEVVEHACSIGTLQMGEFAENVAGGVDTYTLRQPIGVCAGITPFNFPAMIPLWMFPMAIACGNTFVLKPSEQDPLSTMLLVELALEAGVPAGVLNVVHGGKDVVDALCTHKDIKAVSFVGSTAVGTHVYDLAGKHGKRVQSMMGAKNHAVVLPDANREHTLNALVGAGFGAAGQRCMATSVVVLVGASRQWLPDLKALAQKLKVNAGSEAGTDVGPVISKRAKARILELIESGVKEGAKLELDGRDIQVPGFEQGNFVGPTLFSGVTTDMQIYTQEIFGPVLVVLEVDTLDEAIALVNANPFGNGTGLFTQSGAAARKFQSEIDVGQVGINIPIPVPVPFFSFTGSRGSKLGDLGPYGKQVVQFYTQTKTVTSRWFDDDTVNDGVNTTINLR, encoded by the coding sequence ATGAACGCATCTGCCGATATTTCCGTGCAACAGGTCAAGTTGCTGATCAATGGTGAATGGGTCGAGTCCAAGACCACCCACTGGCAAGACATCGTCAACCCGGCCACCCAGCAAGTGCTGGCCAAAGTCCCGTTTGCCACCGCCGATGAAGTCAACGCAGCCATTGACGCCGCCCATCAAGCGTTCCAAACCTGGAAGCTGACGCCCATCGGCGCGCGCATGCGCATCATGCTCAAGCTGCAAGCCTTGATCCGCGAACATTCCAAGCGCATCGCCGGGGTCCTCAGCGCCGAGCAGGGCAAGACCATTGCCGATGCCGAAGGCGATATTTTCCGTGGCCTGGAAGTGGTGGAGCACGCCTGTTCCATCGGCACCCTGCAAATGGGCGAGTTCGCTGAAAACGTCGCCGGGGGGGTGGACACCTACACCCTGCGCCAACCCATCGGCGTGTGCGCCGGCATTACCCCGTTCAACTTCCCAGCGATGATTCCGCTGTGGATGTTCCCCATGGCCATTGCCTGCGGTAACACCTTCGTCCTCAAGCCTTCCGAGCAAGACCCGCTGTCAACGATGCTGCTGGTGGAACTGGCGCTGGAAGCCGGTGTGCCGGCCGGCGTGCTCAACGTCGTGCACGGTGGCAAGGATGTGGTAGATGCGCTGTGCACCCATAAAGACATCAAGGCGGTGTCCTTCGTCGGCTCGACCGCCGTGGGGACGCATGTGTACGACCTGGCCGGCAAGCACGGCAAGCGCGTGCAGTCGATGATGGGCGCGAAGAACCATGCGGTGGTGCTGCCCGATGCCAACCGCGAACACACCCTCAATGCCCTGGTCGGTGCCGGTTTCGGTGCGGCGGGCCAGCGTTGCATGGCCACTTCGGTGGTGGTGCTGGTGGGTGCGTCCAGGCAGTGGCTGCCAGACCTCAAGGCGCTGGCGCAAAAGCTCAAGGTCAATGCCGGCAGCGAAGCTGGAACCGATGTCGGCCCGGTGATCTCCAAGCGCGCCAAGGCGCGCATCCTGGAACTGATCGAAAGCGGCGTGAAAGAAGGCGCCAAGCTGGAGTTGGATGGCCGCGACATCCAGGTGCCAGGCTTCGAGCAAGGCAACTTTGTCGGCCCGACCCTGTTCTCCGGCGTGACCACCGATATGCAGATCTACACCCAGGAAATCTTCGGCCCGGTGCTGGTGGTGCTGGAAGTCGACACCCTCGATGAAGCCATCGCCCTGGTCAACGCCAACCCGTTCGGCAACGGCACCGGCCTGTTCACCCAGAGCGGTGCGGCGGCGCGTAAATTCCAGAGCGAAATCGATGTGGGCCAGGTCGGTATCAACATCCCGATCCCAGTACCGGTGCCGTTCTTCAGCTTCACCGGTTCCCGTGGCTCCAAACTGGGTGACCTGGGCCCTTACGGCAAGCAAGTGGTGCAGTTCTACACCCAGACCAAAACCGTCACCAGCCGCTGGTTCGACGACGACACGGTCAATGATGGCGTCAACACCACCATCAACCTGCGCTGA